One window of the Streptomyces sp. TS71-3 genome contains the following:
- a CDS encoding CDP-alcohol phosphatidyltransferase family protein has product MEVQETRVQTDRVLTIPNILSMARLVGVPLFLWLILRPEFGGPNSDGWALLVLALSGVTDYLDGKLARRWNQISSLGRILDPAADRLYILTTLAGLTWRGILPLWLTSVLVARELVLLVMVAILRRHGYPPPQVNFLGKAATFNLMYAFPLLLLSDGSGWIASTATIFGWAFAGWGTTLYWWAGILYVVQVRRLVRADTTAD; this is encoded by the coding sequence GTGGAGGTCCAGGAGACCCGCGTCCAGACGGACAGGGTCCTCACCATCCCCAACATCCTCAGCATGGCGCGCCTCGTCGGAGTGCCGCTGTTCCTGTGGCTGATCCTTCGACCGGAGTTCGGAGGGCCCAACAGCGACGGATGGGCATTGCTCGTCCTGGCCCTCAGCGGCGTGACCGACTACCTCGACGGGAAGCTGGCACGCCGCTGGAATCAGATCAGCAGCCTGGGGCGCATCCTCGACCCCGCCGCGGACCGGCTCTACATTCTGACCACATTGGCAGGACTCACCTGGCGGGGCATTCTCCCCCTCTGGCTGACCTCCGTGCTGGTGGCACGTGAACTCGTTCTTCTGGTAATGGTTGCCATCCTCCGACGGCACGGCTATCCACCGCCCCAGGTGAACTTCCTGGGCAAAGCGGCCACGTTCAACCTGATGTACGCCTTCCCTCTGCTACTGCTCAGTGACGGAAGCGGATGGATCGCGTCAACGGCCACCATTTTCGGATGGGCGTTCGCAGGATGGGGTACAACGCTCTACTGGTGGGCAGGGATCCTGTACGTGGTCCAGGTCCGCCGACTCGTCCGTGCGGACACCACGGCCGATTGA
- a CDS encoding mannose-1-phosphate guanyltransferase, translated as MKAVVMAGGAGTRLRPMTSSMPKPLLPVANRPIMEHVLRLLKRHGLNETVVTVQFLASLVKNYFGDGDELGMELTYANEEKPLGTAGSVKNAEAALKDDAFLVISGDALTDFDLTDLINFHKEKGALVTVCLTRVPNPLEFGITIVDDDGKVERFLEKPTWGQVFSDTVNTGIYVMEPEVFDYVEADVSVDWSGDVFPQLLKEGKPIYGYVAEGYWEDVGTHESYVKAQADVLEGKVDVELDGFEISPGVWVAEGAEVHPDAILRGPLYIGDYAKVEADAELREHTVVGSNVVVKSGAFLHRAVLHDNVYIGQHSNLRGCVIGKNTDIMRAARIEDGAVIGDECLVGEESIVQGNVRVYPFKTIEAGAFVNTSVIWESRGQAHLFGARGVSGILNVEITPELAVRLAGAYATTLKKGSTVTTARDHSRGARALKRAVISALQASAIDVRDLENVPLPVARQQTARGSAGGIMIRTSPGVPDSVDIMFFDSQGADLSQANQRKLDRVYARQEYRRAFPGEIGDLHFPSSVFDSYTGSLLRNVDISGIADAGLKVVVDASNGSAGLVLPSLLGKLGVDSLTINPGLDESRPTETAQTRRAGLVRLGEIVASAGAAFGVRFDPVGERLSLVDEKGRIVEDDRALLVMLDLVAAERRSGRVALPVTTTRIAEQVAAYHGTQVEWTTTSPDDLTRVGREDSTIFGGDGRGAFIVPEFSSVFDGTAAFVRLIGLVARTQLTLSQIDARIPRAHVLQRDLATPWAVKGLVMRRIVEAAGDRYVDTTDGVRVVEADGRWVMVLPDPAEAVTHLWAEGPDDASAQELLEEWSTVVDSAGH; from the coding sequence ATGAAGGCCGTCGTGATGGCCGGAGGCGCAGGCACTCGTCTTCGCCCGATGACCTCAAGCATGCCCAAGCCGCTCCTGCCGGTGGCAAACCGCCCGATCATGGAGCACGTGCTACGGCTGCTCAAGAGGCATGGACTGAATGAGACCGTCGTCACAGTCCAGTTTCTGGCCTCTCTGGTCAAGAACTACTTCGGGGACGGTGACGAACTCGGCATGGAGCTCACCTATGCCAATGAGGAGAAGCCGCTCGGCACCGCCGGCAGCGTGAAGAACGCGGAAGCCGCCCTCAAGGACGACGCGTTTCTGGTGATCTCCGGAGACGCACTCACCGACTTCGACCTCACCGATCTGATCAATTTCCACAAGGAAAAGGGTGCACTCGTCACGGTGTGCCTCACGCGCGTTCCCAACCCGCTCGAATTCGGAATCACCATCGTCGACGACGACGGCAAGGTGGAGCGCTTCCTGGAGAAGCCCACATGGGGCCAGGTCTTCTCCGACACGGTGAACACCGGAATCTACGTGATGGAACCGGAAGTGTTCGACTACGTGGAGGCCGACGTGTCCGTGGACTGGTCCGGGGACGTCTTCCCCCAGCTCCTCAAGGAGGGCAAGCCCATCTACGGCTATGTCGCCGAGGGCTACTGGGAGGACGTCGGTACCCACGAGAGCTACGTCAAGGCGCAGGCCGACGTCCTCGAGGGCAAGGTCGACGTCGAACTCGACGGATTCGAGATCTCACCCGGTGTATGGGTCGCCGAAGGCGCCGAGGTCCACCCCGACGCGATTCTCCGCGGCCCTCTCTACATCGGCGACTACGCCAAGGTCGAAGCCGACGCGGAGCTGCGCGAGCACACCGTCGTCGGATCCAACGTGGTCGTCAAGAGCGGCGCGTTCCTGCACAGGGCCGTTCTCCACGACAACGTCTACATCGGCCAGCACAGCAACCTCCGCGGCTGCGTCATCGGCAAGAACACCGACATCATGCGGGCCGCCAGGATCGAGGACGGCGCGGTCATCGGCGACGAATGCCTCGTCGGTGAGGAGTCGATCGTCCAGGGCAATGTCCGGGTCTATCCCTTCAAGACCATCGAGGCCGGCGCGTTCGTCAACACGTCGGTCATCTGGGAGTCCCGCGGACAGGCGCACCTCTTCGGTGCACGCGGTGTCTCCGGCATCCTGAACGTCGAGATCACCCCCGAGCTGGCGGTGCGGCTGGCGGGCGCGTACGCCACCACGCTCAAGAAGGGCTCCACCGTCACCACCGCGCGCGACCACTCCCGTGGCGCGCGGGCCCTCAAGCGTGCCGTGATCTCCGCACTCCAGGCCAGCGCCATCGACGTACGTGACCTGGAGAACGTCCCCCTGCCCGTGGCGCGGCAGCAGACCGCGCGGGGCAGCGCCGGCGGCATCATGATCCGGACCAGTCCCGGCGTGCCCGACTCCGTCGACATCATGTTCTTCGACAGCCAGGGCGCCGACCTCTCCCAGGCCAACCAGCGCAAGCTCGACCGGGTCTACGCACGCCAGGAGTACCGCAGGGCGTTCCCCGGCGAGATCGGCGACCTGCACTTCCCGTCCAGTGTCTTCGACTCGTACACGGGCTCCCTGCTGCGGAACGTGGACATCTCGGGGATCGCAGACGCCGGCCTGAAGGTCGTCGTCGACGCCTCCAACGGCAGCGCCGGCCTGGTGCTGCCCAGCCTGCTCGGCAAGCTCGGCGTCGACTCGCTGACCATCAACCCGGGCCTCGACGAGTCGCGGCCCACGGAGACCGCGCAGACGCGCAGGGCCGGCCTGGTGCGGCTGGGCGAGATCGTGGCTTCCGCGGGCGCCGCATTCGGAGTGCGCTTCGACCCGGTCGGCGAACGGCTCTCCCTGGTCGACGAGAAGGGCCGGATCGTCGAGGACGACCGCGCGCTGCTCGTGATGCTGGACCTGGTGGCCGCCGAGCGCCGCAGCGGGCGTGTGGCACTGCCGGTGACCACGACCCGAATCGCCGAGCAGGTCGCGGCGTACCACGGCACCCAGGTCGAGTGGACGACCACCTCGCCCGACGACCTCACCCGCGTCGGCCGTGAGGACTCGACGATCTTCGGCGGCGACGGCCGGGGTGCGTTCATCGTCCCCGAGTTCAGCAGCGTGTTCGACGGCACGGCCGCGTTCGTACGGCTCATCGGCCTGGTGGCTCGCACCCAGCTCACCCTGAGCCAGATCGACGCCCGCATCCCGCGTGCGCACGTCCTCCAGCGCGACCTGGCGACCCCCTGGGCCGTCAAGGGCCTCGTGATGCGGCGCATCGTGGAGGCGGCCGGCGACCGCTACGTCGACACGACGGACGGCGTACGGGTCGTGGAGGCGGACGGACGCTGGGTGATGGTCCTTCCGGACCCCGCGGAGGCCGTCACCCACCTGTGGGCCGAGGGTCCCGACGACGCCTCCGCGCAGGAGTTGCTGGAGGAGTGGTCGACCGTCGTGGACAGCGCCGGGCACTGA
- a CDS encoding DUF881 domain-containing protein gives MCGMPQQPPVRSTPPYRARPDASMSLLTNVMDHSLDEGYAEAAARRRSAAQPGLPRALNAKLWLAAGLVLAAAVVTVGAAQTRVAAPGVAKERQELIDRIDAETGAADKLESQVETLRGQVSARQREALRNSGSPEGDVVELVSGAIPAHGPGVKLVVDDAKEADQGGGGPRESAGFSDTGRVRDHDMQRVVNGLWESGAEAVSINGQRLTALSAIRAAGDAILVDNRPLVPPYTVLAVGDGQKLSTRFQNSGDGQYLHALQDNFGIRTAISVQDDLRLPAAPSVTVRTAKPGSPRSEKGTS, from the coding sequence ATGTGCGGCATGCCGCAGCAGCCCCCCGTTCGGAGTACGCCGCCGTACCGCGCGCGTCCGGACGCGTCCATGTCGCTGCTCACCAACGTCATGGACCACAGCCTCGACGAGGGGTACGCGGAAGCGGCGGCACGTCGGAGGAGCGCGGCCCAGCCCGGCCTCCCGCGTGCCCTGAACGCCAAGCTGTGGCTCGCCGCGGGGCTGGTGCTCGCGGCGGCGGTGGTGACCGTCGGAGCCGCGCAGACGCGCGTGGCGGCGCCGGGCGTCGCCAAGGAACGGCAAGAGCTCATCGACCGTATCGACGCGGAGACCGGGGCCGCCGACAAGCTGGAGTCCCAGGTCGAGACCCTCCGCGGCCAGGTCAGCGCACGCCAGCGCGAGGCGCTGCGGAACAGCGGCAGCCCCGAGGGCGACGTGGTGGAGCTGGTGTCCGGGGCCATCCCGGCGCACGGTCCCGGGGTGAAACTCGTCGTCGACGACGCCAAGGAAGCGGACCAAGGGGGCGGAGGACCGCGCGAGAGCGCCGGTTTCTCCGACACGGGCCGGGTCCGCGACCACGACATGCAGCGGGTCGTCAACGGCCTGTGGGAGTCCGGCGCCGAGGCCGTCTCGATCAACGGCCAGCGGCTGACCGCCCTGTCGGCGATCCGTGCCGCGGGGGACGCCATACTCGTCGACAACCGGCCGCTGGTGCCGCCGTACACCGTGCTCGCCGTGGGGGACGGCCAGAAGCTGAGCACCCGCTTCCAGAACAGCGGGGACGGCCAGTACCTCCACGCCTTGCAGGACAACTTCGGCATCCGGACCGCCATCTCGGTCCAGGACGACCTGCGGCTGCCCGCCGCACCCAGCGTCACCGTACGAACAGCCAAGCCAGGATCACCGAGATCGGAGAAGGGCACATCGTGA
- a CDS encoding small basic family protein — MIAVLGLVVGVVVGLLVRPEVPAVVEPYLPIAVVAALDAVFGGLRAMLDGIFDDKVFVVSFLSNVVVAALIVFLGDKLGVGAQLSTGVVVVLGIRIFSNAAAIRRHVFRA; from the coding sequence GTGATCGCCGTACTGGGCCTCGTCGTGGGCGTCGTGGTGGGACTCTTGGTCAGGCCCGAGGTCCCCGCAGTGGTCGAGCCGTATCTGCCGATCGCCGTCGTGGCGGCGCTGGACGCCGTGTTCGGCGGGTTGCGGGCGATGCTCGACGGGATCTTCGACGACAAGGTGTTCGTGGTGTCCTTCCTGTCGAACGTGGTCGTCGCCGCGCTGATCGTGTTCCTCGGCGACAAGCTGGGCGTGGGCGCACAGCTGTCCACCGGCGTGGTCGTGGTGCTGGGCATCCGGATCTTCTCCAACGCGGCCGCCATCCGCCGGCACGTGTTCAGGGCGTGA
- a CDS encoding DUF881 domain-containing protein — protein MSGEHTPGRHVRGDRHGHQLRKELPAEVPSPATGDRPAEGPREPDAERERTPGSRNPNGPGSRTRAVPGPGGAERPAQDRRPAPAPPAEEQRADGEGERSGPRLTGRQLLAKSLWPPRVSRAQLIVAVLLCGLGFGLAIQVASTSDNSALRGARQEDLVRILDELGDRTQRLQDEKQSLQDQRTELENSSDQAEEARKQTAEKERQLGILAGTVAAQGPGITLTIDDPKGTVKADMLLDTIQELRAAGAEAIQVDDVRIVVNSYVTDRDHGGISVDGHKIGKPYRFKVIGKPEDLEPALNIPGGVVQTLEKEQATVSVQHSGRVVVDALRPAKRPDYAQSSSG, from the coding sequence ATGAGCGGAGAGCACACGCCGGGACGCCACGTGCGCGGGGACAGGCACGGGCACCAGCTGCGCAAGGAACTGCCGGCCGAGGTCCCGTCCCCTGCCACCGGCGACCGGCCGGCCGAAGGACCGCGGGAGCCGGACGCCGAGCGCGAGCGCACCCCTGGGAGCAGGAACCCGAACGGCCCGGGGAGCCGGACACGCGCCGTGCCCGGCCCGGGCGGCGCCGAGCGGCCCGCCCAGGACCGTCGGCCCGCACCCGCCCCGCCCGCCGAGGAGCAGCGTGCGGACGGTGAGGGGGAGCGGTCCGGACCGCGGTTGACGGGCCGCCAGTTGCTGGCGAAGTCGCTGTGGCCGCCGAGGGTGAGCAGGGCGCAACTCATCGTGGCCGTGCTGCTGTGCGGGCTGGGCTTCGGGCTCGCCATCCAGGTGGCCTCCACCAGTGACAACAGCGCCCTGCGCGGCGCGCGCCAGGAAGATCTCGTACGCATCCTCGATGAACTCGGGGACCGAACCCAACGTCTTCAAGATGAGAAGCAGAGCCTGCAGGACCAGCGCACCGAACTGGAGAACAGCTCGGACCAGGCCGAGGAGGCCCGCAAGCAGACGGCCGAGAAGGAACGTCAACTCGGCATTCTGGCGGGCACCGTGGCGGCGCAGGGCCCCGGGATCACCCTGACCATCGACGACCCCAAGGGAACGGTGAAGGCGGACATGCTGCTGGACACGATCCAGGAGCTGCGCGCGGCGGGCGCCGAGGCCATCCAGGTCGACGACGTGCGCATCGTGGTCAACAGCTATGTCACGGACCGGGACCACGGCGGCATCAGCGTGGACGGTCACAAGATCGGAAAACCGTACCGGTTCAAGGTGATCGGCAAACCCGAGGACCTGGAGCCGGCGCTCAACATCCCCGGCGGAGTGGTGCAGACGCTGGAGAAGGAGCAGGCCACGGTGTCCGTGCAGCACTCCGGCAGGGTCGTCGTGGATGCCTTGCGACCCGCGAAGCGCCCTGACTACGCTCAGTCGTCCTCAGGGTGA
- a CDS encoding FHA domain-containing protein, with protein sequence MSLVCTRCGNRNAQDSRFCSNCGAPLRSGASERPSETTSTISISGIEAYEAEVTGQTTPSPALSPEAQAAVDALPIGSALLIVRRGPNSGSRFLLDGDLTTAGRHPQSDIFLDDVTVSRRHVEFRRGSDGAFTVADVGSLNGTYVNRERIDSAPLAGGDEVQIGKYRLVFYTSQRGV encoded by the coding sequence ATGTCCCTGGTGTGTACGAGGTGCGGGAACCGCAATGCTCAGGACAGCCGCTTCTGCTCGAACTGCGGCGCGCCGCTGAGGAGCGGCGCGAGCGAGCGCCCGTCCGAGACGACGTCGACGATCTCGATCTCGGGCATCGAAGCCTACGAGGCGGAGGTCACCGGCCAGACGACGCCGTCGCCTGCGCTCTCCCCGGAGGCCCAGGCGGCGGTGGACGCCCTGCCCATCGGCTCGGCGCTGCTGATCGTGCGCCGCGGTCCGAACTCGGGCAGCCGGTTCCTGCTCGACGGCGACCTGACCACGGCCGGGCGGCACCCGCAGAGCGACATCTTCCTCGACGACGTGACGGTCTCGCGCCGCCACGTGGAGTTCCGCCGCGGCTCCGACGGTGCCTTCACGGTCGCCGACGTGGGCTCGCTGAACGGCACCTACGTCAACCGTGAGCGCATCGACTCGGCCCCGCTCGCGGGTGGCGACGAGGTGCAGATCGGTAAGTACCGCCTGGTCTTCTACACGAGCCAGCGCGGCGTCTGA
- a CDS encoding MerR family transcriptional regulator produces the protein MLQPPSGGTGDGAAAADNRPMSIGAVLKVLRDEFPEVTISKIRFLESEGLIEPQRTPSGYRKFSSADVERLGRVLRMQRDHYLPLKVIRGHLDALERGEDPASPEARQGDGAGAQAQPGTFTPYGANEGAEAPTAARVGRAELLAAAGIEERDLDEWESYGLLAPLPDGGYEAVAVSVAALVGELGQFGIEPRHLRAMKASADRAAGLVDQVVAPLRRHRNPQTRAHAEARTKEIAGLTVRLHAALVQSALGVRLP, from the coding sequence ATGCTGCAACCACCGAGCGGCGGCACCGGCGACGGTGCCGCCGCCGCGGACAACCGGCCGATGAGCATCGGCGCCGTGCTGAAGGTGCTGCGGGACGAGTTCCCTGAGGTCACCATCTCCAAGATCCGCTTCCTGGAGTCGGAGGGGCTGATCGAGCCCCAGCGCACCCCGTCGGGTTACCGGAAGTTCAGCAGCGCGGACGTCGAGCGGCTGGGCCGCGTCCTGCGCATGCAGCGCGACCACTACCTGCCACTCAAGGTGATCAGGGGCCACCTGGACGCCCTGGAACGCGGCGAGGACCCGGCCTCCCCGGAAGCCCGCCAGGGGGACGGGGCGGGCGCGCAGGCCCAGCCCGGGACATTCACGCCCTACGGGGCGAACGAGGGCGCTGAGGCGCCGACCGCGGCCCGTGTCGGGCGCGCCGAGCTGCTGGCCGCGGCCGGGATCGAGGAGCGCGACCTCGACGAGTGGGAGTCGTACGGCCTGCTCGCCCCCCTGCCGGACGGCGGCTACGAGGCGGTGGCCGTGAGCGTGGCCGCCCTGGTGGGTGAGCTGGGACAGTTCGGCATCGAGCCTCGTCACCTCCGGGCCATGAAGGCCTCCGCGGACCGCGCCGCGGGCCTGGTCGACCAGGTCGTGGCGCCCCTGCGCCGACACCGGAATCCGCAGACCAGGGCCCACGCCGAGGCGCGCACCAAGGAGATCGCGGGCCTCACCGTGCGGTTGCACGCCGCGCTCGTGCAGAGTGCTCTCGGTGTCCGTCTGCCCTGA
- a CDS encoding bifunctional nuclease family protein — protein MNELDVVGVRVEMPSNQPIVLLREVGGDRYLPIWIGPGEATAIAFAQQGMAPARPLTHDLFKDVLEAVGQELTEVRITDLREGVFYAELVFASGVEVSARPSDAIALALRTGTPIYGSDGVLDDAGIAIPDEQEDEVEKFREFLDQISPEDFGTNSQ, from the coding sequence GTGAACGAGCTCGATGTCGTAGGTGTCCGGGTGGAGATGCCCTCCAACCAGCCGATCGTGCTCCTGCGCGAAGTGGGAGGCGACCGGTACCTCCCCATTTGGATCGGCCCCGGCGAGGCGACGGCGATCGCCTTCGCCCAGCAGGGCATGGCCCCGGCAAGGCCCCTGACACACGACCTCTTCAAGGATGTCCTGGAGGCCGTCGGCCAGGAGCTCACGGAAGTGCGCATCACCGACCTGCGCGAGGGCGTCTTCTACGCGGAGCTGGTGTTCGCCAGCGGCGTGGAGGTCAGCGCCCGTCCGTCCGACGCCATAGCGCTTGCCCTGCGCACCGGCACACCGATCTACGGAAGCGACGGCGTCCTGGACGACGCTGGGATCGCCATCCCGGACGAGCAGGAGGACGAGGTGGAGAAGTTCCGTGAGTTCCTCGACCAGATCTCACCCGAGGACTTCGGCACCAACAGCCAGTGA
- a CDS encoding MerR family transcriptional regulator codes for MRSNGDGTAGGPGRSPVESGPFSLHDSGAGQQPGLPRAIDGSTPVPEEIGYRGPAACAAAGITYRQLDYWARTGLVEPSVRPAYGSGTQRLYSFRDVVVLKIVKRFLDTGVSLQNIRAAVRHLRERGFTDLERMTLMSDGATVYECTSPDEVHALLQGGQGVFGIAVGVVWRDVEGALSRLHGERVDTGETLVGHHPEDELAVRRRNRAV; via the coding sequence GTGAGAAGCAACGGCGACGGCACGGCTGGGGGTCCCGGACGCAGTCCGGTGGAGAGCGGTCCGTTCTCGTTGCACGACAGCGGGGCCGGCCAGCAACCGGGCCTCCCGAGGGCGATAGATGGCAGCACTCCCGTTCCCGAGGAGATCGGCTACCGGGGCCCGGCGGCCTGCGCGGCGGCGGGCATCACCTACCGCCAGCTCGACTACTGGGCACGTACCGGCCTCGTCGAGCCGAGCGTGCGCCCCGCTTACGGATCCGGTACCCAGCGGCTCTACAGCTTCCGGGACGTCGTCGTCCTGAAGATCGTCAAACGCTTCCTGGACACCGGGGTCTCCCTCCAGAACATCCGGGCCGCCGTCCGCCATCTGCGTGAACGCGGCTTCACCGACCTCGAGCGCATGACGCTGATGAGCGACGGCGCCACGGTCTACGAGTGCACCTCGCCCGACGAGGTGCACGCCCTGCTCCAGGGCGGGCAGGGTGTCTTCGGCATCGCCGTCGGTGTGGTGTGGCGCGACGTGGAGGGCGCGCTCTCCCGGCTGCACGGCGAGCGTGTCGACACAGGCGAGACGCTGGTCGGCCACCACCCCGAGGACGAGCTCGCCGTCAGACGGCGCAACAGGGCGGTGTGA
- a CDS encoding DNA polymerase IV, translating into MRREPTILHLDMDAFYASAEQAAKPSLRGKAVVVGGLGPRGVVATASYEARRFGVHSAMPMGQARRLAPHAAYLVPRFALYRDISEQVMGLLRQLSPLVEPLSLDEAFVDLEAAGAAWDAESAQATGRRLRADIRTLTGLAGSVGLAASKMLAKIASEEAKPDGLVLIEPGTERELLAPMSVRTLPGVGPATGDHLRRIGITTVGEIAEAGEDEMVRLLGKAHGSALYAMALARDERPVVAERDTKSVSVEDTYDVDIHDRVRVRTEVQRLADRCVQRLRAAGRSGRTVVLKVRRYDFSTLTRSETLRGPTDDPMVVREAAAHLLESVDTTGGVRLLGVGVSGLADFTQEYLFAQAVEEHAAAPEQPESEPEPEAAPAPAERRWPAGHDVHHSTHGPGWIQGSGIGRVTVRFETPGSRPGRVRTFSTDDPDLTLSDPLPLVPEAMPAAPAEDGPGDGPEPEAGPRSDAGPSEEAGPGPRAGSGPAEDGT; encoded by the coding sequence GTGAGACGCGAGCCCACCATCCTGCATCTCGACATGGATGCCTTCTATGCCTCGGCCGAGCAGGCGGCGAAGCCGAGCCTGCGCGGCAAGGCGGTGGTGGTGGGCGGTCTCGGGCCACGCGGTGTGGTGGCCACTGCCTCGTACGAGGCCCGCCGTTTCGGTGTGCACTCCGCCATGCCGATGGGTCAGGCCCGCAGGCTCGCTCCGCACGCCGCATACCTGGTCCCGCGCTTCGCCCTGTACCGCGACATCAGCGAGCAGGTGATGGGTCTGCTGCGGCAGTTGTCGCCACTCGTGGAGCCGCTGAGCCTCGACGAGGCGTTCGTGGACCTGGAGGCCGCCGGCGCCGCCTGGGACGCCGAGTCGGCCCAGGCCACCGGCCGGCGGCTGCGCGCCGACATCCGCACGCTCACCGGCCTCGCCGGATCGGTCGGCCTGGCGGCGTCCAAGATGCTGGCGAAGATCGCCTCCGAGGAGGCCAAGCCCGACGGACTGGTCCTCATAGAGCCGGGCACCGAGCGGGAGCTCCTCGCGCCCATGTCCGTACGCACCCTGCCGGGCGTGGGCCCCGCCACCGGCGACCATCTGCGCCGGATCGGCATCACCACGGTCGGGGAGATCGCGGAGGCCGGTGAGGACGAGATGGTCAGGCTGCTCGGGAAGGCGCACGGCAGCGCCCTGTACGCCATGGCGCTGGCCCGCGACGAGCGTCCCGTGGTGGCCGAGCGTGACACGAAGTCCGTCTCCGTGGAGGACACCTACGACGTCGACATCCACGACCGGGTACGGGTGCGCACCGAGGTGCAGCGGCTGGCCGACCGATGCGTCCAGCGGCTGCGCGCCGCGGGCCGCTCCGGCCGCACGGTCGTGCTGAAGGTACGGCGCTACGACTTCTCCACGCTGACCAGGTCGGAGACGCTGCGGGGCCCCACCGACGACCCCATGGTGGTGCGCGAGGCCGCCGCACACCTGCTGGAGTCCGTGGACACCACCGGCGGGGTGCGGCTGCTGGGCGTGGGCGTCAGCGGGCTCGCCGACTTCACCCAGGAGTACCTGTTCGCGCAGGCGGTGGAGGAGCACGCCGCCGCGCCCGAGCAGCCCGAGTCCGAGCCGGAGCCGGAGGCGGCGCCCGCACCGGCCGAACGGCGCTGGCCGGCCGGCCACGACGTGCACCACAGCACGCACGGGCCCGGCTGGATCCAGGGCAGCGGCATCGGCAGGGTGACCGTCCGGTTCGAGACCCCCGGCTCCAGGCCCGGGCGCGTCCGCACGTTCAGCACCGATGACCCTGACCTCACCCTCTCCGACCCGCTGCCCCTGGTGCCGGAGGCGATGCCCGCCGCACCGGCGGAGGACGGGCCGGGAGACGGTCCGGAGCCGGAAGCCGGACCGAGGTCCGATGCCGGTCCCAGCGAGGAAGCCGGCCCCGGGCCGAGAGCCGGATCCGGGCCGGCCGAGGACGGCACGTGA
- a CDS encoding PRC-barrel domain-containing protein, producing the protein MQSDIDPRHLIGRKAFDRNGTKIGTVDEVYLDDATGVPEWAAIRTGFFSRDAFVPLEPSRLEEGMLRVPFERSLIKDAPDFGVGRHLSPAQELQLYHHYGLDTAAPPSPEDRDFGRLAGQDEG; encoded by the coding sequence GTGCAGAGCGACATCGATCCGCGCCACCTGATCGGCCGCAAGGCGTTCGACCGCAACGGCACGAAGATCGGCACGGTCGACGAGGTGTACCTCGACGACGCGACGGGCGTCCCGGAGTGGGCCGCCATACGGACCGGATTCTTCAGCCGGGACGCCTTCGTGCCACTGGAACCCAGCCGCCTGGAGGAGGGCATGCTCCGCGTGCCGTTCGAACGGTCGCTGATCAAGGATGCGCCGGACTTCGGCGTGGGCCGCCATCTCTCACCGGCCCAGGAGCTGCAGCTCTACCACCACTACGGCCTCGACACGGCGGCTCCGCCGTCTCCCGAGGACCGTGACTTCGGACGGTTGGCGGGCCAGGACGAGGGGTGA